The following are encoded together in the Anopheles nili chromosome 3, idAnoNiliSN_F5_01, whole genome shotgun sequence genome:
- the LOC128725129 gene encoding very long-chain-fatty-acid--CoA ligase bubblegum — MSGDSNGKFPAPPSGPTGRILPADSYISTDPAVPVKLRIAKEGLASLDPLSVPDLMNRTVRDHPDHPAMVFRNAQKQWQTVSYREYRDRVHHMAKVFVKLGLEPHHTVAVLAFNSPEWFVSELSAIHAGGIITGVYTTNSPESVQHVLESSRAQIVVVDDAKQMEKIYSIRANLPNLKTVIQTMPPYAPYVKREDGYYRWSELEEMNVEDVEEEFNNRLANIAINQCCCLVYTSGTVGNPKGVMLSHDNFTWDSYAIGKRLHQIRYAEEVLVSFLPLSHVAAQMVDIFLTLQFACTVYFADKDAMKGTLLNTLQEAKPTRMLAVPRVYEKIQEKMLAIGAQSGAAKKMVASWAKSVTLQHHLDAMEGKPTNSWQYRLVRNFILSKVKDALGFSRCLTLATAAAPMDRETKKYFMSLDLPINEAFGMSESSGAHSLTAPDSYNFDTIGKPLGGCETKIDKPDERGHGEICMRGRHILMGYIGEEAKTREAIDDDGWLHSGDVGYIDDPGFMYITGRIKELIITAGGENIPPVHVENLVKNELPFVSNAFLVGDKRKFLTMLITLKTQMNLDTGAPKDELTPETITALKEIGLEYGKLSEIHAAGPCPKVLKAIQEGIDRANAKAISNAQRIQKFALLKADFSVPGGELGPTLKVKRNVVVENNKDVIEKFYA, encoded by the exons ATGTCCGGTGATTCGAATGGAAAATTCCCGGCACCACCGTCGGGACCGACGGGCCGCATCCTGCCGGCAGACAGCTACATCTCGACTGACCCAGCTGTACCGGTGAAGCTGCGCATCGCCAAAGAGGGCCTAGCTTCGCTCGATCCCCTCTCCGTGCCGGATCTGATGAACCGAACCGTACGGGACCACCCCGACCATCCGGCGATGGTGTTCCGGAACGCGCAGAAACAGTGGCAAACGGTGTCGTACCGCGAGTACCGCGACCGCGTTCATCACATGGCAAAGGTGTTCGTTAAGCTAGGGCTCGAACCGCACCACACCGTGGCCGTGCTGGCGTTCAACAGCCCGGAGTGGTTCGTCTCCGAACTATCCGCCATCCATGCCGG GGGCATCATCACCGGCGTCTACACGACGAACTCACCCGAATCGGTCCAGCACGTCCTGGAGAGCTCCCGGGCCCAGATCGTGGTCGTGGACGATGCGAAGCAGATGGAGAAAATCTACTCGATCCGGGCGAACCTACCGAACCTGAAAACCGTCATCCAGACCATGCCACCGTACGCACCGTACGTCAAGCGCGAGGACGGCTACTATCGT TGGTCGGAATTGGAAGAAATGAACGTGGAGGATGTGGAAGAGGAGTTCAACAATCGGCTGGCGAACATTGCCATCAATCAGTGCTGCTGCCTGGTGTACACG TCTGGTACGGTCGGTAACCCAAAGGGCGTTATGCTGAGCCACGACAACTTCACCTGGGACTCGTACGCGATCGGCAAGCGGCTGCATCAGATCCGGTACGCCGAGGAGGTGCTCGTATCCTTCCTACCGCTTAGCCACGTCGCCGCCCAGATGGTGGACATTTTCCTGACGCTGCAGTTCGCCTGTACCGTGTACTTTGCCGACAAGGACGCGATGAAGGGCACGCTGCTGAACACGCTGCAGGAGGCGAAACCAACGCGCATGCTGGCAGTACCGCGCGTGTACGAGAAGATCCAGGAGAAGATGTTGGCGATAGGTGCGCAAAGTGGTGCCGCGAAAAAGATGGTGGCGAGTTGGGCGAAGAGCGTCACGCTGCAACATCATCTGGATGCTATGGAGGG CAAACCAACCAACTCCTGGCAGTACCGTTTGGTGAGAAACTTCATCCTGTCGAAGGTAAAGGACGCGCTAGGATTCAGCCGCTGTCTGACACTGGCTACGGCCGCTGCTCCTATGGATCGCGAGACGAAGAAGTACTTCATGAGCCTTGATCTGCCGATCAACGAAGCGTTCGGCATGTCGGAATCGTCCGGTGCTCACTCGCTGACCGCTCCAGACAGTTACAACTTCGACACGATCGGTAAACCCCTCGGAGGTTGCGAGACGAAGATCGATAAGCCTGACGAGCGAGGACACGGTGAAATTTGCATGCGAGGTCGCCATATTCTTATGGGGTACATCGGTGAAGAGGCCAAAACGCGGGAAGCCATCGACGATGATGGTTGGCTGCATTCTGGTGACGTGGGTTACATTGACGATCCTGGATTCATGTATATCACGGGACGCATCAAG GAGCTCATCATCACCGCGGGCGGTGAGAACATACCACCGGTGCACGTGGAGAATCTCGTCAAGAATGAGCTACCGTTCGTGAGCAACGCGTTCCTCGTGGGCGACAAGCGCAAGTTCCTTACCATGCTGATCACACTCAAGACACAGATGAACCTGGACACCGGAGCGCCGAAAGACGAACTAACCCCGGAAACGATCACGGCACTCAAGGAGATTGGCTTGGAGTATGGCAAGCTGAGCGAGATCCATGCAGCTGGTCCCTGCCCAAAG GTGCTCAAGGCAATCCAGGAAGGTATCGATCGTGCAAACGCCAAGGCTATCTCGAACGCACAGCGAATTCAAAAGTTTGCGCTGTTGAAGGCTGACTTTTCCGTGCCCGGCGGTGAGCtcg GTCCTACGTTGAAGGTGAAACGTAAcgtcgtggtggaaaataacaAGGACGTCATTGAGAAGTTCTACGCTTAA